In Planctobacterium marinum, the DNA window TTTGCCGATTATTGCGTTGAAGCATTAGCTGGTAGTGCCGTAAAGGTTGAGGTGATCAGCGATCAACGTCAATTAGAGCGACAATATCCCTTGTTGTTTGCTGTCGCGCGAGCCTCTGAAGCTGTTGAGCGTCATCAGGCCAGAGTCATTACCATGACCTATGAAGGCAAAGGGCCAATTGAACACAGCTTATATCTGGCTGGTAAAGGCATTACTTATGACACCGGTGGTGCTGACCTTAAAGTGAATGGTCATATGGCAGGTATGAGCCGCGATAAAGGTGGGGCAGCTACCGTTGCGGGCTTCATGAAAATGCTGGCTCAGCTGCAACCGGAAGGCATTAAAGTGGTGGCTGAGATTGGTGCGGTGCGCAACAGTATCGGTGCAGATGCCTTTGTTGCCGACGAGATCATCACTAGTCGCGCCGGTGTTCGGGTGCGCATTGGCAATACTGATGCCGAAGGGCGTTTGGTGCTTTCTGATGTGCTGACCCATTTGATTGAACTAGCAGAAAATGACGACAAAGCAGAGTTTTTCTCAGTAGCAACATTGACCGGCCACGCGGCACGAGCGGTTGGACCTTACACTGCTTTGGTGGAAAATGGAGTAGCCCGCACCAAAGACAGTGCTAAAATGCTGTCGGCAGCGGGAGATTTATGGGCCGATCCGGCTGAAGTATCTCGCTCTCGTCGTGAAGATTTCGACTTTGTTCGCCCGCGTACCAAGGCAGATGATTTATTATCTTCTAATAACGCGGCTTCTGCGGTTACTGCACGCGGTCATCAGTTTCCGATGGCGTTTCTGCAAATCTCCTCTGGCCTGGACAAAACCTCCCACGCCTATACCCACGTGGATATAGCCGGAAGTGGTGTTGAAGGTGGCGACTGGCAACACGGTAAGCCAACGGCAGCTGGCTTGATGATGCTGGCTGGAAGGTATTTGTAATCACGGTATTTAACAGACTGTAGTTTGTTACTACAGGGCAATATTGGGCTCCACAGGAGTCCTGATATTAATAAGAGGCATAATGAAGTTTCCCCCTATTGTTTGGTTATTGGCCAGTATTTCCGCGCTGGCGACTACATCTGGTACCTTGATGGTGCTGGTCGCGGGGATCTTTGGTGCCCAGGTTGCACCTGAACAACAGTATGCCACCTTGCCATTAGCCTTGATGATTCTGGGCACCGCGTTTTCGGTTTCGCCATTGGCCTTGCTGATGCGTAAAACTGGGCGCAAGCCAGTATTTTTAATGGCTGCAGCTATGGGGGTTAGCGCCAGCTTACTGGCCGCTTATGCCGTTGGACAGGCGTCATTTTTACTATTCTGTCTATCAGCAGCGCTATTAGGCTGTGCCATTGCTGGCTTTCAACAGATCCGGTTTGCCGCCATAGAGTGGGTGGACATGGAGCAAGTACCCAAAGTGGTGTCTCTGGTACTATTAGGTGGGTTATTTGCTGCCATTTTAGGGCCAGAGCTATCTACCTTGGGGCAGCATATCACCCCAGAAAGCTTTCAGGGCACCTTCTATTTATTGGCCACCATCCAGCTGTGTTGTTTGCTTTTGTTTTGCTTTTACAAGGCGAAATCCAACGAGGAATTGACAGCTGCAAACCCGGCCAATGCCAAACTCAAGAAGCGCCAGTTTTT includes these proteins:
- a CDS encoding M17 family metallopeptidase; this translates as MAFPKITVIDDLSSALSASAKWDAVIVVAADCNAVSEPAIQAALNAHQQIDARINSEVLLFSNEQVPGKRIIFAPTGQLSRYYDDVRRFFDVANQAAKLAASAGVKQPLVLVDAPDDERFKNAVSAVYLGLTQGLWQPLEARMALDESELEPITEIGLLGSTDSVSAKWLMAAEAGKRVARDLCGTEPERMAPPGFADYCVEALAGSAVKVEVISDQRQLERQYPLLFAVARASEAVERHQARVITMTYEGKGPIEHSLYLAGKGITYDTGGADLKVNGHMAGMSRDKGGAATVAGFMKMLAQLQPEGIKVVAEIGAVRNSIGADAFVADEIITSRAGVRVRIGNTDAEGRLVLSDVLTHLIELAENDDKAEFFSVATLTGHAARAVGPYTALVENGVARTKDSAKMLSAAGDLWADPAEVSRSRREDFDFVRPRTKADDLLSSNNAASAVTARGHQFPMAFLQISSGLDKTSHAYTHVDIAGSGVEGGDWQHGKPTAAGLMMLAGRYL
- a CDS encoding MFS transporter, producing the protein MKFPPIVWLLASISALATTSGTLMVLVAGIFGAQVAPEQQYATLPLALMILGTAFSVSPLALLMRKTGRKPVFLMAAAMGVSASLLAAYAVGQASFLLFCLSAALLGCAIAGFQQIRFAAIEWVDMEQVPKVVSLVLLGGLFAAILGPELSTLGQHITPESFQGTFYLLATIQLCCLLLFCFYKAKSNEELTAANPANAKLKKRQFLLKPAFLAAVLSASLGYGLMAFIMTATPVHMHVMGEHSLADTKVVIQSHIIAMFLPSFFSGWLIGKIGELKLILVGIALFGFCILMGFFATGYWHYWITLVLLGIAWNFLFTAGTSLLPKAYAPEERFQAQALNDGIMFAIQAAASLSAGAVLYLLGWQAMMLSCIPVLFILMFVLYRWHQDTIKQTRERLSPAPRR